The following coding sequences lie in one Pungitius pungitius chromosome 18, fPunPun2.1, whole genome shotgun sequence genomic window:
- the mpx gene encoding eosinophil peroxidase, producing the protein MFFPALLVLGVCLAPAHSTPTGEHLGTTLLDQCFKEAKELVDSAYKYSREESLRRVRREVVRPHDALRLLKQPSGDTRTAVRSADYMAQTLRLLHEKSHHVHKRSVNVTDLLSPEDQAKLSQLTGCAAQVRVPSCNTTPNLNKYRTAGSVCNNLNDPRRGASNTAFARWLPAEYEDGVFLPKGWTETRRINNFVLPLVRLVSNNILSTTDAGVVNDTEYTHLVTLFGQWNDHDLTFTPFSPSIRSFSSGINCDESCEKTEPCIPIPIPPGDPRLPTGPDSCIPAFRSAQLCGTGTSAYNFGGLPNKREQLNTLTAFLDLGQVYGSDEKLALSLRDLQSDGGLLRVNTEFKDNRRELLPFSPLNPNMCATRKSITNDSNAKEVPCFLAGDGRVVENIALTSIHTLFVREHNRLARALKKLNPQWDSETLYQEARKINGAYTQVFVFRDYLPHIVGDEAMRRQLGRYPGYDPNVDPSISNVFATAAYRFAHLAIQPILGRLDENYNESPRFPSVPLFKAFFTPWRVVYEGGIDPLLRGLISRPAKLNTQDHMMVDALRERLFQFVMHLALDLGSLNMQRSRDHGLPGYNAWRGFCGLSQPRNEAELAQVMNNRDLARRLLQLYGTADNIDIWMGGVAEPFVRGGRVGSLFSCLIATQFQKIRQGDRLWYENQGVFTAAQRAALATVSFSKVICDNTGVTSVPTDPFRVTSRTNRLVSCASLPSLNLSAWRESCSGPPGSCNKETLTKEEQALLDNKVEP; encoded by the exons atGTTCTTTCCTGCGCTTCTTGTGCTGGGCGTCTGCCTGGCTCCTGCCCATTCCACTCCTACAG GAGAACATCTCGGCACCACTCTCCTCGACCAGTGTTTTAAGGAGGCAAAGGAACTCGTCGATTCTGCTTACAAGTACTCCCGAGAAGA GAGTCTGAGACGAGTCCGCAGGGAGGTGGTCCGTCCTCACGATGCTCTCCGTCTCCTCAAGCAGCCCAGCGGTGACACGCGCACGGCTGTGCGATCCGCAGATTACATGGCACAAACCCTGCGTCTGCTGCACGAGAAGAGCCATCACGTGCACAAACGCTCGGTCAATGTAACAG ACTTGCTCTCCCCAGAGGATCAGGCGAAGCTCTCTCAACTCACTGGATGTGCAGCTCAAGTCCGAGTTCCATCATGCAACACCACACCGAACCTCAACAAGTATCGCACTGCCGGCAGCGTTTGCAACAACCT AAATGACCCTCGCCGCGGCGCCTCAAACACCGCCTTTGCCCGCTGGCTACCTGCCGAATATGAAGACGGGGTCTTTCTGCCAAAAGGCTGGACTGAAACCCGAAGGATCAACAACTTTGTCCTCCCACTG GTACGACTGGTGTCCAACAACATCCTGAGCACAACAGATGCTGGCGTCGTCAACGACACCGAATACACTCACTTGGTGACCCTGTTCGGTCAGTGGAACGACCACGATCTCACCTTCACACCCTTCTCCCCCAGCATCCGCTCCTTTAGCAGCGGGATCAACTGTGATGAGAGCTGCGAGAAGACCGAGCCGTGCATCCCCATCCCG ATTCCTCCCGGTGACCCCCGCTTGCCCACTGGCCCGGACAGCTGCATCCCTGCGTTCAGATCTGCTCAGCTTTGCGGGACGGGAACCTCGGCCTACAATTTTGGTGGGTTGCCCAACAAAAGGGAGCAGCTCAACACCCTGACGGCCTTCCTGGATCTGGGCCAGGTGTATGGCTCCGATGAGAAGCTTGCCCTGTCTCTGCGTGACCTCCAAAGTGATGGCGGCCTTCTGCGCGTCAACACGGAGTTCAAAGACAACAGGCGCGAGCTGCTGCCCTTCAGCCCCCTCAATCCAAACATGTGTGCCACTCGCAAAAGTATCACCAACGACTCAAATGCCAAGGAGGTGCCCTGTTTCCTTGCCG GTGATGGCCGCGTGGTCGAGAACATCGCACTGACgtccattcacacactgtttgtGCGCGAGCATAACCGCCTAGCCCGTGCACTGAAGAAACTGAATCCACAATGGGACAGTGAGACACTCTACCAAGAGGCTCGCAAGATCAACGGCGCCTACACACAG GTGTTTGTGTTCAGAGACTACCTGCCCCACATTGTGGGTGACGAGGCGATGCGCAGACAGCTGGGCCGTTACCCCGGCTATGACCCCAACGTGGACCCCAGCATCTCAAACGTCTTCGCCACCGCGGCCTACCGCTTCGCCCATTTAGCCATCCAGCCGATCTTGGGCCGTCTGGATGAAAATTACAATGAGAGTCCTCGTTTCCCCAGTGTCCCCTTGTTCAAGGCCTTCTTCACACCCTGGAGGGTCGTCTACGAGG GTGGCATCGACCCTCTGCTCCGTGGTCTGATTTCCCGTCCTGCTAAACTGAACACTCAGGATCACATGATGGTGGACGCCCTCAGGGAGAGGCTGTTCCAGTTTGTTATGCATCTGGCTTTGGACCTGGGCTCTCTCAACATGCAGAGGAGCCGTGACCACGGCTTGCCTG GCTACAACGCATGGCGCGGGTTCTGCGGCCTGTCTCAGCCGAGGAATGAGGCTGAGCTCGCTCAGGTCATGAACAACCGCGACCTGGCTCGCAGGCTGCTTCAGCTCTACGGAACGGCCGACAACATCGACATCTGGATGGGCGGCGTCGCCGAACCGTTTGTCCGTGGCGGCCGCGTGGGGTCTCTGTTCTCTTGCCTGATCGCAACGCAGTTCCAAAAGATCCGTCAGGGTGACAG GCTGTGGTACGAGAACCAGGGCGTCTTCACCGCGGCTCAGAGAGCGGCTCTGGCCACGGTCTCTTTTTCCAAGGTCATCTGTGACAACACCGGCGTCACCTCAGTTCCCACTGACCCCTTTAGAGTGACCTCTAGGACAAACCGGCTGGTCAGCTGCGCCAGTCTCCCAAGCCTGAACCTCTCTGCCTGGAGAGAAAGCTGCTCAG GCCCGCCTGGTAGCTGTAATAAAGAG ACTCTAACTAAAGAGGAGCAGGCCCTCCTGGACAACAAG GTTGAACCCTGA